One part of the Leclercia sp. LSNIH1 genome encodes these proteins:
- the menH gene encoding 2-succinyl-6-hydroxy-2,4-cyclohexadiene-1-carboxylate synthase: MILAGTQRKGQPDKPWLVFLHGFSGDCREWQVSGERLSDYSRLYLDLPGHGESASIVVSDFHHLNGLLNRTLISYNILNYWLVGYSLGGRIAMYHACQRPGGLQGLIVEGAHPGLSDEHARTSRRASDAQWAARLRHEPLASVFDDWYQQPVFASLTPAQREQLVALRSQNNGPALAAMLQATSLAEQADLRPELASCALPFFYLYGEQDPKFRDIARQLTATRHEIPHAGHNAHRENPAAVAERLAQILPLSIKDTL; this comes from the coding sequence ATGATCCTCGCGGGAACCCAGCGTAAAGGTCAGCCGGATAAACCCTGGCTGGTTTTCCTGCACGGTTTTTCCGGCGATTGCCGCGAATGGCAGGTGTCAGGGGAGCGCCTGAGCGATTATTCCCGCCTCTATCTCGATCTCCCGGGACACGGAGAGTCGGCCTCCATTGTGGTGAGTGATTTCCATCATCTCAACGGCTTGCTCAATCGCACTCTGATTAGTTACAACATACTAAATTACTGGCTGGTGGGGTACTCCCTCGGCGGCCGCATTGCGATGTATCACGCCTGCCAGCGGCCCGGGGGGCTACAGGGGCTGATTGTGGAGGGGGCGCATCCGGGGTTGAGCGATGAACACGCGCGGACGAGCCGTCGCGCCTCCGATGCGCAGTGGGCGGCACGCTTGCGCCATGAACCTCTGGCGTCGGTATTTGACGACTGGTATCAGCAGCCGGTATTTGCCTCGCTAACCCCCGCGCAGCGCGAACAGCTTGTCGCCCTGCGTAGCCAGAATAATGGTCCAGCTCTGGCCGCCATGCTCCAGGCGACGTCGCTTGCCGAACAAGCCGATTTACGCCCTGAGCTCGCCTCGTGCGCACTTCCTTTTTTCTATCTCTATGGCGAACAGGACCCTAAGTTTCGGGATATTGCCCGGCAGCTTACCGCCACCCGCCATGAAATTCCTCACGCCGGACATAACGCCCATCGGGAAAACCCCGCTGCGGTGGCTGAGCGTCTGGCCCAGATACTCCCTCTTTCAATTAAGGACACTCTATGA
- the menD gene encoding 2-succinyl-5-enolpyruvyl-6-hydroxy-3-cyclohexene-1-carboxylic-acid synthase: protein MSVSSFNRRWAAVILEALTRHGVRHVCIAPGSRSTPLTLAAAENRAFIHHTHFDERGLGHLALGLAKASHEPVAVIVTSGTAVANLYPALIEAGLTGEKLVLLTADRPPELIDCGANQAIRQSGIFATHPTETLSLPRPTRDIPARWLVSTVDNALGGLRAGALHINCPFAEPLYGEMDDTDLEWQQALGDWWQSDKPWLRAPAALSSPQQRDWFFWRQKRGVVIAGRMSAEEGKQVAQWAQRLGWPLIGDVLSQTGQPLPCADLWLGNARAVTELEQAQIVVQLGGSLTGKRLLQWQATCRPEEYWLVDSREGRLDPAHHRGRRLVSSVAEWLELHPAEKRAPWATDIPELSRQAWELTAQHSDAFGEAQLAHRIHRYLPEQGQLFVGNSLVVRLIDAFSRLPAGYPVFSNRGASGIDGLISTAAGVQRANARSTLAIVGDLSALYDLNALALLRQASAPFVLLVINNNGGQIFSLLPTPQSERERFYLMPQNVQFEHAAAMFSLKYQRPENWAELESALSTAWSKPGTTLIEVVVNDSDGAQMLQNLLAQVSHL from the coding sequence ATGTCAGTGAGTTCCTTTAACCGGCGCTGGGCGGCGGTGATCCTTGAAGCCCTGACCCGCCATGGCGTCAGGCATGTTTGCATTGCGCCCGGCTCGCGCTCAACGCCGTTGACCCTGGCCGCCGCCGAAAACCGCGCCTTTATTCATCACACCCATTTTGATGAGCGCGGTCTCGGCCATCTGGCGCTGGGGCTGGCAAAAGCCAGCCATGAGCCGGTGGCGGTGATTGTGACCTCCGGCACGGCGGTGGCTAACCTCTATCCCGCATTGATCGAAGCCGGTCTGACCGGTGAAAAACTGGTGCTGCTGACGGCAGATCGTCCTCCGGAGCTGATCGACTGCGGCGCCAATCAGGCCATTCGCCAGTCGGGGATTTTTGCCACCCATCCGACAGAAACCCTGTCGCTGCCGCGTCCGACCCGCGATATTCCCGCCCGCTGGCTGGTTTCGACGGTGGATAACGCCCTGGGCGGACTGCGTGCCGGGGCGCTGCACATCAACTGTCCGTTTGCCGAGCCGCTGTATGGCGAAATGGATGATACCGATCTTGAGTGGCAGCAGGCGCTGGGCGACTGGTGGCAGAGCGATAAACCCTGGCTGCGCGCTCCGGCGGCGCTTTCAAGCCCCCAACAGCGCGACTGGTTCTTCTGGCGGCAGAAACGCGGTGTGGTCATCGCGGGCAGGATGAGCGCCGAGGAAGGCAAGCAGGTAGCGCAGTGGGCGCAACGGCTTGGCTGGCCGCTGATTGGCGACGTGCTCTCCCAGACCGGCCAGCCGCTGCCGTGCGCGGATCTCTGGCTCGGCAACGCCAGAGCCGTGACCGAACTGGAGCAGGCGCAGATTGTGGTGCAGCTTGGCGGCAGCCTGACGGGTAAACGTCTTCTGCAGTGGCAGGCCACCTGCAGGCCGGAAGAGTACTGGCTGGTCGATTCCCGCGAAGGGCGGCTGGATCCCGCGCACCATCGTGGCCGTCGGTTGGTATCCAGCGTGGCCGAGTGGCTGGAGCTGCATCCGGCGGAAAAACGTGCCCCCTGGGCAACCGACATTCCTGAACTCTCTCGCCAGGCCTGGGAACTGACGGCGCAACACAGCGACGCATTCGGTGAAGCGCAGCTGGCCCACCGCATCCATCGCTATCTGCCCGAACAGGGGCAGTTGTTTGTGGGCAACAGCCTGGTGGTGCGTCTGATTGACGCTTTCTCCCGCCTGCCGGCGGGCTACCCGGTATTCAGTAACCGTGGCGCCAGCGGTATCGACGGGCTGATTTCAACCGCAGCAGGGGTTCAGCGCGCGAATGCCCGTTCGACGCTGGCGATCGTCGGCGATCTCTCGGCGCTGTACGATCTGAACGCGCTGGCGCTGCTTCGTCAGGCTTCGGCGCCCTTTGTGCTGCTGGTGATCAACAACAATGGCGGCCAGATTTTCTCCCTGTTGCCGACGCCGCAGAGCGAACGGGAACGCTTTTATCTGATGCCGCAGAACGTGCAGTTTGAACATGCGGCGGCGATGTTCAGCCTCAAGTATCAGCGCCCGGAAAACTGGGCGGAGCTGGAGAGCGCGCTCAGCACGGCGTGGAGCAAACCCGGCACCACGCTAATCGAGGTGGTGGTAAACGACAGCGACGGGGCGCAGATGCTGCAAAACCTGCTGGCGCAGGTAAGCCATCTATGA
- the menF gene encoding isochorismate synthase MenF has product MHSISTALKGLCQQLADDFPDTPGLHYLDVSFALNDAFDPLGWLNAQHIYPQFYWQQRNGDEEYAALGAITHFSSLSVARQFLNRYPHAPDLRVVGVNAFDPKQGSLFLPRLLWQRFGGTATLRLVLWSDTSLKAEAQRAREFMQTLAESQPVAPVTQAVVSETHLPDRASWLQLITRATEAIGRGAFDKVVLARATDLQFNEAVNPAALMAASRQVNFQCYHFFMRPDASRAFLGSSPERLWRRRGLLLRTEALAGTVASHPDDAHAARLGNWLMTDDKNQRENMLVVEDICQRLQRENGVLDVLPPQIVRLRKVQHLRRCIWTALQQPDDEQCLLRLQPTAAVAGLPRQAAWDFIAHNEPFDREWYAGSAGYLSLAQSEFCVALRSASVEESCVRLYAGAGIVSGSDPDQEWQEIENKAAGLRSLLLKD; this is encoded by the coding sequence GTGCACTCGATTTCCACCGCGCTGAAAGGCCTTTGCCAACAATTAGCTGACGATTTTCCCGATACCCCAGGCCTGCATTATCTCGATGTCTCCTTTGCCCTCAACGACGCGTTTGATCCGCTCGGCTGGCTGAATGCCCAGCACATCTACCCGCAGTTCTACTGGCAGCAGCGCAATGGCGACGAAGAGTATGCTGCTCTCGGAGCGATAACGCATTTCTCCTCGTTATCCGTTGCCCGTCAGTTTTTAAACCGTTATCCACACGCACCCGACCTGAGAGTGGTGGGCGTTAATGCCTTCGATCCAAAGCAGGGCAGCCTGTTCCTGCCGCGCCTTTTGTGGCAGCGCTTCGGCGGGACCGCAACGTTGCGCCTGGTGCTCTGGAGCGACACCTCCCTGAAAGCGGAGGCCCAGCGCGCGCGGGAGTTTATGCAGACTTTGGCGGAGAGCCAGCCTGTCGCCCCGGTCACGCAGGCGGTGGTGAGCGAAACGCATCTCCCTGACCGGGCCAGCTGGCTTCAGCTGATTACCCGGGCGACAGAGGCTATCGGCCGGGGGGCATTCGATAAAGTGGTGCTGGCCCGGGCGACAGATTTGCAGTTTAACGAGGCGGTAAACCCCGCCGCGCTGATGGCGGCCAGCCGGCAGGTCAACTTCCAGTGCTATCACTTCTTTATGCGCCCTGATGCCAGCCGGGCGTTTCTCGGCTCATCGCCGGAACGGCTGTGGCGGCGGCGCGGTTTGCTGCTGCGCACCGAAGCGCTGGCCGGTACCGTTGCCAGCCATCCGGACGATGCCCATGCCGCACGGCTGGGTAACTGGCTGATGACCGACGATAAAAACCAGCGGGAAAATATGCTGGTGGTTGAGGACATCTGCCAGCGCCTGCAGCGGGAAAACGGGGTGCTTGATGTCCTCCCGCCGCAAATCGTGCGCTTGCGGAAGGTTCAGCATTTACGCCGCTGCATCTGGACCGCGCTGCAACAGCCGGACGATGAACAGTGCCTGCTGCGCCTGCAGCCTACCGCGGCCGTTGCCGGTCTGCCGCGCCAGGCGGCGTGGGATTTCATCGCCCACAATGAACCCTTCGACCGGGAGTGGTATGCCGGTTCCGCCGGGTATCTCTCGTTAGCACAAAGCGAGTTCTGCGTGGCGCTGCGTTCGGCAAGCGTTGAGGAGAGCTGTGTTCGCCTGTATGCCGGGGCGGGGATCGTCAGCGGTTCTGACCCCGATCAGGAGTGGCAGGAGATTGAAAATAAAGCAGCCGGGCTGCGCTCTCTGCTCCTAAAGGATTAA
- the elaB gene encoding stress response protein ElaB, which translates to MSYQSSDNHVDDDLTLLSETLEEVLRSSGDPADQKYIELKARAEQALHDVKTRVGHASDQYYYKAKKAVYRADDYVREKPWQGIGVGAAAGLVLGILLARR; encoded by the coding sequence ATGTCTTATCAATCATCGGATAACCATGTAGATGACGATCTGACCCTGCTGAGTGAAACCCTGGAGGAGGTCTTACGCTCTTCCGGCGATCCGGCCGATCAGAAATACATTGAGCTAAAAGCGCGTGCTGAGCAGGCTCTGCATGATGTGAAAACGCGCGTGGGTCATGCGTCCGATCAATACTATTACAAGGCCAAAAAAGCGGTCTATCGTGCGGATGATTATGTCCGTGAAAAGCCGTGGCAGGGGATTGGCGTAGGCGCCGCCGCCGGCCTGGTGTTGGGTATTTTACTCGCCCGCCGTTAA
- a CDS encoding GNAT family N-acetyltransferase: MIQWQDLHHSELSVPVLYALLQLRCEVFVVEQTCPYQDIDGEDLVGENRHILGWKDNRLVAYARILKSDDDFSPVVIGRVIISREVRGEKLGYALMEHALRSCENNWPDKALYLGAQAHLHTFYARFGFVQVTDIYDEDGIPHVGMAKEVQQA; the protein is encoded by the coding sequence ATGATCCAGTGGCAAGATCTGCACCATAGCGAGCTGTCCGTTCCTGTGCTTTACGCCTTACTTCAACTGCGCTGTGAGGTGTTTGTCGTTGAGCAAACCTGCCCCTATCAGGACATTGACGGCGAAGACCTGGTGGGGGAGAACCGCCATATCCTCGGCTGGAAAGATAACCGGCTGGTGGCGTATGCGAGGATTCTGAAAAGTGACGACGATTTCTCCCCCGTTGTGATTGGCCGCGTGATTATCAGCCGCGAGGTGCGGGGCGAGAAGCTGGGCTATGCCCTGATGGAGCACGCGCTGCGTTCCTGCGAAAATAACTGGCCCGACAAGGCGTTATACCTCGGGGCGCAGGCGCATCTGCACACTTTTTATGCCCGTTTTGGCTTTGTGCAGGTGACGGATATCTACGACGAAGATGGCATTCCGCACGTGGGTATGGCGAAAGAGGTACAACAAGCGTAG
- the rnz gene encoding ribonuclease Z → MELFFLGTSAGVPTRTRNVTSILLDLQHPTRGGLWMFDCGEGTQHQLLRTAAHPGKLDKIFITHLHGDHLFGLPGLLCSRSMAGNIQPLTIYGPPGIREFVETSLRISGSWTDYPLEIIEIKPGVVFKDDAYTVTAAALNHPVECYGFRIEERDKPGALDGAALIAAGVPFGPLFQQLKRGESVTLEDGRTINGAAYLSPPRPGKKLALFGDTAPCDNALALAQGVDLLVHEATLEVAMEEKANSRGHSSTHQAARLARDAQVKKLIVTHVSSRYDAEGCAMLLAECCAIFAASELAEDFATVRV, encoded by the coding sequence ATGGAGCTGTTTTTTTTAGGAACATCCGCTGGCGTACCGACCCGTACGCGCAACGTTACCTCAATTTTGCTGGATCTCCAGCACCCCACCCGCGGCGGGCTGTGGATGTTTGACTGCGGCGAAGGCACGCAGCACCAGCTGCTGCGCACCGCCGCGCATCCCGGCAAGCTGGATAAAATTTTCATCACTCACCTGCACGGCGATCACCTTTTTGGCCTGCCGGGGCTGCTCTGCAGCCGCTCGATGGCGGGCAATATCCAGCCGCTGACCATTTACGGCCCGCCCGGTATCCGGGAGTTTGTTGAAACCAGCCTGCGGATCAGCGGCTCGTGGACGGATTATCCCCTCGAGATTATTGAGATCAAACCGGGCGTGGTGTTCAAAGATGATGCTTACACGGTAACCGCTGCGGCGCTCAATCACCCCGTGGAGTGTTACGGTTTTCGCATTGAAGAGCGGGATAAACCCGGCGCGCTGGACGGTGCCGCGCTGATTGCCGCGGGAGTGCCCTTCGGCCCGCTGTTTCAGCAGCTAAAACGCGGCGAAAGCGTCACCCTGGAAGATGGCCGGACCATCAACGGTGCGGCGTATCTCTCCCCGCCCCGTCCGGGTAAGAAGCTGGCCCTCTTCGGGGATACCGCCCCCTGCGACAACGCCCTTGCGCTGGCTCAGGGCGTCGATCTGCTGGTGCATGAGGCCACGCTGGAGGTAGCGATGGAGGAGAAAGCCAATAGCCGCGGCCACAGCTCCACGCATCAGGCGGCCAGGCTTGCCCGCGACGCGCAGGTAAAAAAACTGATCGTCACCCACGTCAGCTCCCGTTACGACGCCGAAGGCTGCGCCATGCTGCTGGCGGAGTGTTGCGCCATCTTTGCTGCCAGCGAGCTGGCAGAAGATTTTGCTACCGTGCGCGTTTAA
- a CDS encoding chemotaxis protein, with amino-acid sequence MDNFQKDIDDRANLTLSNRFELLLFRLGRSMNENKSELFGINVFKLREIVPMPSFTKPAGMKSPLMGMVNIRDQVIPVIDLAAVAGCKPTTGLNILLITEYARSVQAFAVESVENIMRLDWKQVHAAETAVSGRYITSIACLDEKTDTNDLAMVLDVEQILYDITPANHDLHATDLKITKFNIKPGAVAIVAEDSKVARSMLEKGLQAMQIPAQLHITGKEAWEKIGVLAAQAQAEGVPITDKISLVLTDLEMPEMDGFTLTRKIKTDAILKDIPVVIHSSLSGNANEDHIRKVKADGYVAKFELNELSSVIEEVLERANKKIDGPLISRKQLA; translated from the coding sequence ATGGATAACTTCCAGAAAGACATTGATGACAGGGCAAATCTTACTCTGTCGAACCGATTTGAGCTGCTGCTGTTTCGTCTTGGCCGCTCAATGAATGAAAACAAATCTGAGCTGTTCGGCATCAACGTCTTTAAGCTTCGCGAGATTGTGCCCATGCCCTCGTTCACCAAACCGGCGGGGATGAAGTCGCCCCTGATGGGTATGGTTAATATTCGCGATCAGGTGATCCCGGTTATCGACCTGGCCGCGGTGGCAGGCTGCAAGCCAACGACGGGGCTGAACATTTTGCTGATCACCGAGTATGCCCGTAGCGTCCAGGCGTTTGCCGTGGAGTCGGTCGAAAATATCATGCGCCTGGACTGGAAGCAGGTGCATGCGGCGGAAACCGCGGTCAGCGGACGCTATATCACCAGTATCGCCTGTCTGGATGAGAAGACGGATACCAACGATCTGGCGATGGTGCTGGACGTTGAGCAGATCCTCTATGACATCACTCCGGCTAACCACGACCTGCATGCTACCGATCTGAAAATCACCAAATTCAATATCAAGCCGGGTGCGGTGGCGATTGTGGCAGAAGACTCCAAAGTGGCGCGCTCAATGCTGGAAAAAGGGCTGCAGGCGATGCAGATCCCGGCGCAGCTGCATATCACCGGCAAAGAGGCCTGGGAGAAGATCGGCGTGCTGGCCGCGCAGGCCCAGGCGGAAGGGGTGCCCATTACCGATAAGATCTCGCTGGTGCTGACCGACCTTGAGATGCCGGAGATGGATGGCTTTACCCTGACGCGCAAAATCAAAACCGACGCCATCCTGAAGGATATTCCGGTGGTGATCCACTCTTCCCTGTCCGGTAACGCCAACGAAGATCATATCCGCAAGGTGAAAGCCGATGGATACGTGGCGAAGTTCGAGCTGAACGAGCTGTCATCGGTGATTGAAGAGGTGCTGGAGCGCGCCAACAAGAAAATCGACGGGCCGCTGATTAGCCGTAAGCAGCTGGCTTAA
- the nuoN gene encoding NADH-quinone oxidoreductase subunit NuoN: MTITPQQLIALLPLLIVGLTVVVVMLSIAWRRNHFLNATLAVLGLNAALVSLWFVGQAGAMDVTPLMRVDGFAMLYTGLVLLASLATCTFAYPWLEGYNDNREEFYLLVLIAALGGILLANANHLAALFLGIELISLPLFGLIGYAFRQKRSLEASIKYTILSAAASSFLLFGIALLYAQSGNLSFEALGKSLGDGMLHEPLLLAGLGMMIVGLGFKLSLVPFHLWTPDVYQGAPAPVSTFLATASKIAIFGVVMRLFLYAPVGDSEAVRVVLGVIAFVSIIFGNLMALSQTNIKRLLGYSSISHLGYLMVALIALQSGQMSMETVGVYLAGYLFSSLGAFGVVSLMSSPYRGPDADSLFSYRGLFWHRPILSAVMTVMMLSLAGIPMTLGFIGKFYVLAVGVQAGLWWLTAGVVIGSAIGLYYYLRVAVSLYLSAPQQLNRDAPGNWQYSAGGIVVLISALLVLIFGIYPQPLITIVQHAMPLM, from the coding sequence ATGACAATAACTCCACAACAACTGATTGCGCTGCTACCGCTGCTGATCGTCGGATTGACGGTGGTGGTTGTGATGCTCTCCATTGCGTGGCGACGCAATCACTTCCTGAATGCCACGCTGGCGGTTCTGGGTCTGAACGCTGCGTTAGTCTCCCTCTGGTTTGTTGGCCAGGCGGGGGCGATGGACGTCACGCCGCTGATGCGCGTTGATGGCTTCGCCATGCTCTACACCGGGCTGGTGCTGTTAGCCAGTCTGGCGACCTGCACCTTTGCCTACCCGTGGCTGGAAGGGTACAACGACAACAGAGAAGAGTTTTACCTGCTGGTTCTGATTGCGGCCCTGGGCGGCATTCTGCTGGCGAATGCCAACCATCTGGCGGCGCTGTTCCTCGGTATTGAGCTGATCTCGCTGCCGCTGTTCGGCCTGATTGGTTATGCCTTCCGCCAGAAGCGCTCTCTGGAAGCGAGTATCAAGTATACGATCCTGTCTGCTGCTGCTTCGTCCTTCCTGCTGTTTGGTATTGCGCTGCTCTACGCTCAGTCCGGTAACCTCTCATTTGAAGCGCTCGGCAAGAGCCTCGGCGACGGCATGCTGCATGAGCCGCTGCTGCTGGCGGGTCTGGGCATGATGATTGTTGGCCTCGGCTTTAAACTCTCTCTGGTGCCGTTCCACCTGTGGACGCCAGACGTCTACCAGGGTGCGCCAGCGCCGGTATCCACCTTCCTGGCGACGGCGAGCAAGATCGCTATCTTCGGGGTGGTGATGCGTCTGTTCCTCTACGCCCCGGTGGGTGACAGCGAAGCGGTTCGCGTAGTGCTGGGCGTGATCGCCTTTGTCTCCATCATCTTCGGTAACCTGATGGCGCTGAGCCAGACCAACATCAAGCGTCTGCTCGGTTACTCCTCCATCTCCCACCTCGGCTATCTGATGGTGGCGCTGATTGCCCTGCAGAGCGGTCAGATGTCCATGGAGACCGTGGGTGTCTACCTGGCCGGTTACCTGTTCAGCAGCCTCGGCGCCTTCGGCGTGGTGAGCCTGATGTCCAGCCCGTACCGTGGCCCGGATGCCGACTCGCTCTTCTCCTACCGTGGTCTGTTCTGGCACCGTCCGATCCTCTCCGCGGTGATGACCGTGATGATGCTCTCGCTGGCAGGTATCCCGATGACGCTCGGCTTTATCGGGAAGTTCTATGTGCTGGCAGTGGGTGTGCAGGCCGGTCTGTGGTGGCTGACGGCGGGTGTCGTTATCGGCTCCGCGATTGGTCTCTACTACTACCTGCGCGTTGCCGTGAGCCTCTACCTGAGTGCGCCTCAGCAGCTCAACCGCGATGCGCCAGGCAACTGGCAGTACAGCGCCGGCGGTATTGTGGTGCTCATCTCCGCGCTGCTGGTGCTGATCTTCGGTATCTATCCGCAGCCGCTGATCACCATCGTGCAGCATGCGATGCCGCTGATGTAA